The DNA segment TTTTTGGGATGTCAACTTCATGCTAAAATTGCAAGCCGTCTTCCACGAACTTTTTTCTGCTTTCCTTTCTAAACCAATGGTTCCAAATTCGATTATCCACTCCtttcaccttttttttttctttttctttatgcACCAATCATCACTCACCACATGATAATAAATATCAACCcacaccttttcttttcttttctcccaAAAATAATTCTTTCAACTTTTATCAACACCagtaaattaaaaacaaagcaacaaaatcaataaacatagatatttttttctaatatatagagtttttttaatataaatcatAACTATCTTTCACTTTTAAGTTGTGCAATTAATGTATACTacacaattaaaaattatattctatattctaaagtttcattcttaaaaaaaaacagtgaatAATTTGATTCTCATTCGATAGTGGCAtattcatttcaattttttaagttTCTTTGTGCCTTACTTTtacgaaaaaaaaatcaacattttTAACAAATGATCATGTACTAAActaataacaaataatttttttataaaaaaatagataaactattaataatttgctattatattttaatttccgaaaattaaaatagataaacTTAATTAAATCCAACTTTTTCTTTTCGTTTCTCTctatactttttaatatttaattttttctttcagcAAACAAAATTTTGTGGGCTGTGACAGGGAAGCACTAGGTCACGTGGGGgtgaaaaaatcattttacttTTTATCGTTTTAATTGAGAATATTATTACATGGTGTTGACGCAAAAAAAGCTGAGAAGTCAACATTCGGAAGTTAAATAAACAGGAAAAAAAGGGTGTGGAAAAAGGAAATGGCGAACTAATAGAGATAAACTAATGTGTGTTGTTGAAAAGGCGGGTGAAAAAAGCAAATAGTGTTGGTGTAACAGTAAGAGATGATTGGCGATGTATGATTGGTTGGTTTTTATTCCCTGTTCTCATTTGTGGAGTGGAGAACACAACGCCATCACCTCTCTTgctttcttttttctctctctctctttttttccatgaacttttttttttcttttttatttttaaaagatgataatttagtagtaataataaataataataatatttattattattattattattgatattggTTTTATTTAACTGTTGCTGTTGTTGTTGGGGTGAACCGGTGAAGGGTGATAGTAGTTTAAGTGAGTGTTGGAAATGGAATGTGAAGAGTGAGTGACAGGGCGGTGATGATAGTATTATTATGCGTGTATGGAATTCGATGCCGCGATTCCCGTGTCCCGAGAGCACCTTCCTCAAGGTCCTTTGCTTTTTCTCCacacttttcttcttcttcttcttcttcttcttcttcttcttcttcttcttcttcttcttcgatTGTGATGAATAGCGTTGTTTCAATCTCGTTCGTTCGATCACGTGCGTTCTCGTGATCCCTGTCGCCGCCGATGATCGACGATGGATGATCGTCGCGCTTCTATTTCTTCCTATTTCGTTCTTCTGAGGTCTGATTGCATGATTCTGAGATCTGAGGTGCTTCGTTCCATGTTTctgtttcttttaatttgttttattcaCGTTAGGACTAACTTgcgatattttttttcttgaatttcACTTCCCTGAATTTGTGTTTTCTTCACCGCTTTGAGAATGTTTGTGTTCATGTTCATGCAATTTGGCTGTTCTGCTTTTTGACTGGACAATAAAAATGGCAATCGGAGCTACTTTTTTTCTAGTTCTCTTAAATTCAAATTAGTAATGAATGGAGTATAAACTTTCCTGATTTTGTTTTGCAATTTTAAGTTTAGATACTGTGGAGTACTTTCGTGATAAATTGCTATTACTGAACTGAacattttagattttaattttttaaggaatgttttaaaacttaattaaaccttttttcaccaatttattttttaaaagaacctGGTGTGCAGAAAGCATGGCAACTTCGGAAAAGCCTTTGGCTTATAGCGTTCACAAACGGATTTTTCAAGAGGCCTGGATAAAAATATCGGACTGTTGAAAGTGTCCTTGAAAGTTAAATTTCATTCATATTCATAAGTCAAAGGCGAAGTTGTATTACACTAATTAAAGTGACAAATGGAAATCTAGATCATAATGATGTCTCTTATGGAGAAATTGACTTGTTCACATCATGCTGTTTCAGATGCAATGTGGCAAATTAACTTGAGGTCAAGTGAAACAATGGAATCTGGACCTTATCCTGAGCATCCAGGAGAACCAGATTGTTCATATTACATCAGGACTGGCCTTTGTAGATTTGGAGCAACGTGTCGATTTAATCATCCTCCTAATAGGAAGCTGGTATGATCCATGCAATGCTTTTGGACAAATTCTAATTATAAGTTTGTTGCATGTGTTAGCAGACGACAAAGATGcacactcacacacacacacactctcaCGTGGGTGAACATGGCTTGTATTTATGCATgactttgttttttctttacaCATCCATGATCTTTTCacgattaaatttattttagctgttttcaccttttttttaaaataattgttgcTGGGTTGTAGATGGTCAAAATTATCTGTCTGTACTGTTGGTACTTTTCATTTTGATCACacattaattaattagtatAGTTACCTGACATTTTTTTCCTTGGAGTAATATCAGGCTATTGCTGCTGCACGGATGAAAGGTGAATTCCCAGAAAGGATAGGACAGCCAGAATGCCAGGCATGTACTTGTTTCTCAATGAATGCATAAGGTGCTCATTGCTTGTTTATGTGCATGCTCTGTAATTTTTTAAGGTGgaattttatatgttttaaaaaatgtagATCTTGAACACTTTAGGATGCTAGGAATTTATGAAAAATCCCTCTTGGATCCTCTGAATTTATGCCTAAAAGTCTGGTTGCAATTAAAATCCCTAATACAAGATAGATCCTAAACTGTTGGGACAAGCGATAAGGATATGATCTATAAGGGACAGGTGATTTGGATCCTTGGTGAACTTAGATGCCAGTTGATCATTAGAATGAAATAGTGATATCCCTAGAAAGAATCTTCTCTTGTATAAGCTGGCAGTCAACCCTGGTGTGTTTGGTTAGCTCATGATTGGATAGGTGGCCATGAGAAATGCTACTGGATTATGTCTATAtgtctttattttcttaaaaccaATCCCTTTCTTGGAGACCTCTTGATTATCTCTAGATCTGAATTACTGTAGTTCAATAGCTATCACATGGAAAGTGAAGGATTTGATTTGCAACAAAGGAATATCCAGAGCGCAGTCATGAGATGGAGTAGTTATCCCACTAATCTACATTATCAGCATAAGTCTGCTGCTCATGATCAGAACCTCAACATTTAGATCCATAGGAGCATAGCACTTcagtttattataaaatatcaaaaacatgtttcttttgaaaaatggAAATATCTGTAAATTTGGTTGTTTTAAACACTCTTGTGAATGGAGGTGGGGGAAAGAGATCAGGCCGTCAACAAGTGCAGCATGTAGGCCATCCATTTTCTGTATCTCCGGAATTATTTATCTGATTTATCTGAAAAATGGCGTATTTTGGGTTGTAAACTAAACTATATTTCGAATTTGTTATCTGTATAAGAATGTCTTTGCTTAAATTTGAGGTAGTTAGTTTATGTTTATCAAACAGTAGTGCACTTTAGCATTCATCTGTCTGAAAATCAGTTAAACAATTCACTAGTTAAAGCACACCTtttgtttaattatttgtttgtgttaataattattattctaTGTAGTTATGTGATTTACAACCTTTATCTTCTTTAGCTCATCTTGATCATTTATATCTCCATGAGTTATAATGACTTCATATCaaactatcaattatttttttacgaGAAAAAAAACTGTACTGACAGGGTAAAGCAATTTTACATCATCATCAATCACAAACCACTATATATGTTAAGTTTGTTGTTTTTACCATAACTACCTTAAAAATCATAGCCATAGGGATTTGTGATTGGATAACAATGTAAAACTGTTTTAGACTGTCAATCCACTGCCATTAAACTCTCttcttatttgattttataatttattatcttTATGGGTGTTATCAATGCTAGCATCAACCTTCTACtgttaaaaatattacaatccTTATTCCCTTTTTTATGCTTTCCAGTACTATTTGAAGACAGGAACTTGCAAATTTGGAGCCACATGCAGGTTTCATCATCCTAGAGACAAGGCTGGGATTGCTGGAAGAGTTGCCTTGAACATTTTAGGCTATCCACTCCGCCCAGTTAGTATTGAATATTTACCTCTTATTTATATCTTAGATACAGCAAAGGAAGTATGTGTTTGTTAGCTGTGTCCTCTCTTGTTGATTGCTTGTTTGATTTATAGCATAATTAAACTGCCTGAAACACTTTTAGACTCAACAAGTTTTAATTCAGATGCTGCTTCTTTCTATTCAGTATATGATAGAATACCAACTGATAAAAGtagtaaaatataatattgaaCTCTAAAATCACATAATACAGCAATACACATGCTGTCCCAAGAGCCCAGAGATAAAAGTCTTCTATGGAGATTATTCTCTGTCCACAAGCTACAAATAACTTCAGGCTGGTTAATTGCATGAAATACCATAAGATATATAGTCCTTATACACAGTTACTGGCTATTATTTTCTACAGATGACTCTCATAAGTTCATAACTACCCTTAACTCTCAATTTCCATCAGCATGCATTTTCTAAATTGTGGTGGCTTTCAATACATCTAACCTGGACGTTTTGCTTGGTTATTGATACTAGTAGTCtaattctatattttctttgtttcttgTTGATACATAGTGACCCTGAATGGATTATTGTTCTATTTAAAATCTGACACCTGATTGTTTTGTGGTGTTGTTGATATTAATAGTTAATTCTGTATTTCTTTGTTTCTTGCTGACACAGAATGAGCCTGAATGTGCTTATTATTTAAGAACCGGACAATGTAAATTTGGAAACACTTGCAAATTTCACCATCCCCAACCAAGCAATATGGTGCTTTCCATGAGAAGTTCTCCTGTTTATCCTACTGTCCAATCACCAACTACACCAGGTCAGCAGTCCTATGCGACAGGAATTACAAATTGGCCTAGTTCATCATATATTCCTAGCCCACGTTGGCAAAGTCCTTCAAGTTATGCTCCTTTAATTCTACCTCAGGGAATGGTTTCAGTGCCTGGATGGAGTGCATACAGTGTAAGCTCATCCCTTCTTTTATATGGAAGAAATAGAATGATGTGATATTCTATGTTTGTGAGAGATTAAAAGGCATACTTTTGTCCGGAGGAGAGTGtattaagttaaaaatattatttttttcattttctataaACATTCATCACGTGTGTTAAAATGGGATACTTTCTTCATGATGACATGGTACACCTTGTAGTTTAGAGTTAAATTCTTGTTATCATATAAATAGAAGTTAAACTTTTAGCAGTGAGTGGGTCTGCACAATGCTTGTCATGCTTTATCTTAGAAAGTGGGCATCAAATCTTTCTAggatagtttatttttatttttatatgctTCGATAGGATCTTAGAAAGTGGGGATTAAGCctactcaatcttataaaactgatttgataaggtgagatttgcccctcatttatatattataatttgacttTATGTGTAGTCGATGTGCAATCTCTAACACTTTAAACCCATACTACTCTTGTGTGATGTTTCATTTAGATATACTCCCTCTAGTCCTTATTATAAGGCATTGTTTAGAAGAGATTGATGGTCTTTTTTTAAGGCATTTTGTAGTttctatataatattaattttctttttcttgtttacccctattaaatattatgagtaggtgtattttttattaacgatgagggtaaatttgtatttaaataatCAACAAAATGAACTgaattaattagttttatttgtttgttattttattcttttaaaaatgctctCTATATTAAGGATGTGAGGGAGTACAACCATTCCGGTGCTTTCACCTTACAACTTAAACCTTTAAGAGAGTTGGTTCATTGAATCATCCATATTTCCTTCGGATTTTCATTTGCCTTTGTCAAGGGCTGTTCGACTCTTGTCTATcaaggtattttttttatggaaaattGATCTTGTAACTTGTTGGAGAGAAATTTTATtgcatttattttcaaataataga comes from the Phaseolus vulgaris cultivar G19833 chromosome 8, P. vulgaris v2.0, whole genome shotgun sequence genome and includes:
- the LOC137823353 gene encoding zinc finger CCCH domain-containing protein ZFN-like isoform X1 → MEFDAAIPVSREHLPQDAMWQINLRSSETMESGPYPEHPGEPDCSYYIRTGLCRFGATCRFNHPPNRKLAIAAARMKGEFPERIGQPECQYYLKTGTCKFGATCRFHHPRDKAGIAGRVALNILGYPLRPNEPECAYYLRTGQCKFGNTCKFHHPQPSNMVLSMRSSPVYPTVQSPTTPGQQSYATGITNWPSSSYIPSPRWQSPSSYAPLILPQGMVSVPGWSAYSGQMGSDSSQQTMGNGQSYGTNRQSEPTNAGSQGAYSQFRSGSVPVGFYALPRENIFPERPDQPDCQFYMKTGDCKFGAVCRFHHPRERMIPAPDCVLSPIGLPLRPGEPLCVFYSRYGICKFGPSCKFDHPMGVFTYNISASPSADAPGRRLLGSSSGTSALNLSSEGLIESGSANPRRLSLSETRQIPSGDDNIDEEG
- the LOC137823353 gene encoding zinc finger CCCH domain-containing protein ZFN-like isoform X2; amino-acid sequence: MWQINLRSSETMESGPYPEHPGEPDCSYYIRTGLCRFGATCRFNHPPNRKLAIAAARMKGEFPERIGQPECQYYLKTGTCKFGATCRFHHPRDKAGIAGRVALNILGYPLRPNEPECAYYLRTGQCKFGNTCKFHHPQPSNMVLSMRSSPVYPTVQSPTTPGQQSYATGITNWPSSSYIPSPRWQSPSSYAPLILPQGMVSVPGWSAYSGQMGSDSSQQTMGNGQSYGTNRQSEPTNAGSQGAYSQFRSGSVPVGFYALPRENIFPERPDQPDCQFYMKTGDCKFGAVCRFHHPRERMIPAPDCVLSPIGLPLRPGEPLCVFYSRYGICKFGPSCKFDHPMGVFTYNISASPSADAPGRRLLGSSSGTSALNLSSEGLIESGSANPRRLSLSETRQIPSGDDNIDEEG